A genome region from Gossypium hirsutum isolate 1008001.06 chromosome A04, Gossypium_hirsutum_v2.1, whole genome shotgun sequence includes the following:
- the LOC107943862 gene encoding LOW QUALITY PROTEIN: probable anion transporter 5 (The sequence of the model RefSeq protein was modified relative to this genomic sequence to represent the inferred CDS: inserted 1 base in 1 codon), which yields MKSMKFPKRYLIVLLTFVSTCVCYIERVGFSIAYTVAADAAGINQSSKGTILSTFYYGYACSQVPGGWAAQKIGGRQVLLLSFVLWSSTCFLVPLDPNRVTILVVARLLVGVAQGFIFPSIHTVLAQWVPPHERSRSVSLTTSGMYLGAAMGMLVLPSLVKFRGPQSVFIAEAALGVIWSFFWFKYATXPPRSEHQKATATGFGESLLPTKASQKIKVENGGTTARTSEIPWKRILASRPVWAIVVNNFTFHYALYVLMNWLPTYFELGLQLSLQEMGSSKMLPYFNMFIFSNIGGVLADHLITKRIMSVTKTRKFLNTVGFIVSSLALMALPIFRTSAGAIFCSSVALGFLALGRAGFAVNHMDIAPKYAGIVMGVSNTAGTLAGIIGVDMTGKLLEAAKAEYSDLSSPESWRTVFVIPGLLCVFSSFIFLLFSTGERIFD from the exons ATGAAGTCGATGAAATTCCCAAAGCGATACTTAATTGTCCTTTTAACCTTTGTCAGCACATGTGTATGTTATATAGAACGTGTGGGTTTCTCCATAGCATACACAGTTGCAGCTGATGCTGCTGGGATTAACCAATCAAGCAAAGGGACAATACTATCAACATTCTATTACGGTTATGCTTGTTCTCAGGTACCTGGGGGATGGGCGGCTCAAAAGATCGGGGGAAGGCAGGTTCTTCTTCTCTCATTCGTTTTATGGTCATCAACATGTTTTTTGGTTCCACTAGATCCCAATAGAGTCACTATCTTGGTTGTTGCTCGCTTGCTCGTTGGTGTGGCACAAGGTTTCATCTTCCCTTCTATTCACACTGTCCTAGCACAGTGGGTACCACCACATGAGAGGTCAAGATCTGTTTCGCTTACAACTTCGGGGATGTACCTAGGTGCAGCTATGGGAATGCTTGTCCTTCCTAGCCTGGTGAAGTTCAGAGGTCCCCAATCTGTATTTATTGCAGAAGCAGCATTAGGTGTCATCTGGTCTTTCTTTTGGTTTAAATATGCAA GACCCCCTCGATCTGAGCATCAGAAAGCCACTGCCACTGGTTTTGGAGAATCTTTATTACCTACCAAAGCAAGTCAGAAGATAAAAGTGGAGAATGGAGGAACCACAGCCAGAACTTCCGAAATCCCGTGGAAGAGAATTTTAGCCAGCAGGCCTGTTTGGGCAATCGTGGTAAATAATTTCACATTCCACTATGCCCTTTATGTATTAATGAACTGGCTGCCAACATACTTTGAGCTGGGCCTCCAGCTCAGTCTTCAGGAAATGGGTTCTTCTAAGATGTTGCCTtatttcaacatgttcatattctCAAATATCGGTGGGGTTCTTGCTGACCACTTGATCACCAAAAGAATAATGTCCGTGACTAAAACTAGGAAGTTCTTGAACACTGTAGGATTTATAGTCTCTTCTCTTGCATTGATGGCACTACCAATCTTCAGAACATCAGCTGGAGCCATTTTCTGTTCTTCTGTGGCTCTTGGTTTCTTGGCGCTCGGAAGGGCTGGGTTTGCGGTGAATCATATGGATATTGCACCCAAATATGCAGGAATTGTAATGGGTGTCTCTAATACAGCTGGCACCCTAGCTGGGATCATTGGGGTTGATATGACTGGAAAGCTTCTCGAAGCTGCTAAAGCTGAATATTCAGATCTTTCTAGTCCAGAAAGCTGGAGAACAGTCTTTGTCATCCCGGGATTGCTCTGCGTATTTAGCTCTTTCATATTCTTGCTATTCTCAACGGGGGAGAGGATTTTTGACTGA